A stretch of Leptospira perdikensis DNA encodes these proteins:
- a CDS encoding response regulator transcription factor: MKSISIGIIEDNLDFLQSLCGVLNQNPNLQLTTWNSAETFWAEEEPKEWDLLILDIGLPGMSGIDVLKTYHTVESRKSLVISSLQTDDAIFSALRNGASGYIWKSELDSLHDTIQTLLDGGSVISPSIAAKVLLSFRKPQTLIDPLGVGVEVLTPRERQILELIVEGDNPNQIASLFGTTVGTVRQQIKTIYKKLQVNTRVQMLKKARQFGIF, translated from the coding sequence ATGAAATCCATCTCAATTGGAATCATCGAAGATAATTTAGATTTTTTGCAGTCTCTGTGTGGAGTTTTGAATCAGAATCCAAACTTACAATTAACCACTTGGAATTCCGCAGAAACATTTTGGGCAGAAGAGGAACCTAAGGAATGGGATCTTCTGATTTTAGATATAGGCCTTCCTGGAATGAGCGGAATCGATGTACTCAAAACTTATCATACCGTCGAATCGAGAAAGAGCCTTGTGATTTCATCGTTACAAACAGACGATGCAATTTTCTCCGCCCTAAGAAATGGTGCTTCTGGATATATTTGGAAGTCCGAACTTGATTCTTTACATGATACCATCCAAACCTTACTCGATGGGGGGAGTGTGATTTCTCCATCCATCGCCGCCAAAGTATTGTTAAGTTTTCGTAAACCACAAACTCTGATTGATCCTTTGGGTGTTGGGGTGGAAGTTTTAACGCCGAGAGAACGACAAATTTTGGAACTGATTGTTGAGGGGGACAATCCAAATCAAATTGCTTCTTTATTTGGAACTACTGTTGGGACAGTACGCCAACAAATCAAAACAATCTATAAAAAACTCCAAGTGAATACAAGGGTGCAAATGTTAAAAAAAGCGCGCCAGTTCGGAATCTTTTGA